The genomic DNA AATTTTTACGGTTCCTTTGATAATGAATTATATAAGCCTCTTACCGATCTCGGAGTCAAAATAATTTATATTGACCTTGATCATCTTAATGACCCTGTATGGATTTATTCTCCCATATGGCGTACATTTATCAGACCCTTCGGCAATAAAAAAAACGGAGGAAAAATCAAAAATGTGATTGATCCCGAAAGTGCGCCGAAAGTCACTGTTCGGAGTCTTTTAAAGGCCTTAAACCTGAAAGCCAACCATAGAAAAGTCATTATGAATGAAAAGACCGTTTTTCTTCCTTCGGCAAATCCTCACAAAGAAGGCTCAAGACACTCTAATATCGCCTTTGAGACAAGCGGAGAAATAATGCAGGACATTTTCAAAGGAGAGCAGGATATTGCGAAATTCTCCAAAGAAACTATCCCTGATCATGAGCTGAAGATAGTTCCTGCTGAAAACGGAATTTACTCTGTACAATATCTCACTGAAGGAAAAATAGGAAAAGGTGTAACTGATGAAATTAAAAATGCTGTTTTTGGTGATAAAATACTTATTGCACAGTTTTATCTGGCAGACCGAATAGTAGTCCGTGAGATTTTAAATGCTACCAAAAGAGGTGTGAATTTTGATATTATCTTAAACAACAGCATCACTTCCAATCAGTCTGGCGGTATTCCAAATAAAACTGCTGCTGATGAAATCATGAAAAAAAGCAGCAAAAATCCCGGAATTATTACTCTCCGATGGTATAATAACGGAGAGGAACAGTTTCATACCAAGCTTATGCTTGTAAAAAAATCTGATTATCTTGTAGCATTCGGCGGTTCAGGAAACTTTACAAGACGTAATCTCCGTGATTTTAATCTGGAGTCTGAACTAAAAGTTATCGCACCTTATGACTCTGAATTTTCAAATGAAGTACTCACTTATTTTGACAGATTATGGACTAATAAAGACGGGGATTTTACCCTTGATTACGATATGGCAAATAAAGAATCAGGGCTAAATAATTTCCTGTACAAAATAATTGAAAAAACTGGTTTTTCTGCTTTTTAGAATATTTGGCTTCATATAATAAAAACGGGTATATACCCGTTTTTATATTACAAAATTTATATTATTAAATATTATTCTTATTCTTTCTGCCGATACTCAAAAAAACTATTACAAATCCTAAAAATGAGAAAACAGTACTTACGATCAGCATTGCCGGCACTCCTTTTGAATCCAGAATTACTCCGCCTAGCAGGTTGCCTATTGTTATTCCGATTCCCATCGATGCTACTGTTACCAATGACTGTCCTCTTATTTTTTCATTTTTATCTACTATTTCATTCACATAATATACAGAAGCCGGCACAAAAAGACCGTAGCCTAATATCTGCAACATTTGAAATGCGAAAATAAAATATATATTATTTGAAAATATAAATAAAACACTCTTAACAAAGAAAAATAAGAAGGAAAGCATTACCAGTTTTCCGCTTGTAGTTTTTTTCATAAAAAAGCTGAAACATACCATTGTAGGAATTTCACTTAGTGCTGCGAGTGACATTGCCGTGCCGTAATCTCCGCTGTTTCCGCCTACGTGCTCTACTATCTGGGGAAGAAAATTAGCAAGCATTCCATGGCTTATAAAGGTTAATATCATAGCTGCAAGAAAGTATAGAAGCTTCTTGTTAGCTGCAAGCATATGCCATACACTGTCATTATTTTCAGGCTGTTCTATATTCACACTTTCCTGAACTGCTGTTTCAGAATCCGGCTTATCAAAAATAAATACAGATATTATCATTATTATCAAAAAAACAGCATGAATCACAAGTATACTTTCAGGCCCTGACTGTGTAACTACTTTTCCTATGATAAAACCGCCTGCTGCATACGCCAGAGAGCCAAGCCCTCTTGCCAGACCGAAGTTTACAGGAATTCCAATATTTACAAACTGTATTGCCAGTGAATTTATCAGTCCCGTTGCTGAATATTCCGTCATTCCTATCATAATAAAAATAAACATGGTAATGAAGAATTCGGAAGGTATAACCATAAGAATCATGTTTATAATAAAGCTTAGGATCATAATCACAAGAAGAATCCTTTTCAGGGGTATTTTTTTATGCTTATCTGCAAAACTTCCCAGAAAAGTCTGTGAAATAACAGAGGCCACACACTCTACGGCAAGTATTATACCTATTTCGGAACTCTTAAAATTCCTTGACTGGAGCAATACTACAGAAAACCCTACTATTGCGCTAAACGACATCATAAATGAACACTGAATCATGGAAAACTTTGCATTTATCTTTTTTAAACTTTTTCCAGCCTGCATGAACGCACACCTCTTTCTATAAAATAATATTTTTTACTGTTTTAACGGTAAAAAAATCAAGCCTTTTTTTGTATCTCCAAAATAAAGCTCCGAAGCCAGATTTTTATAAACCAGAAAAAGTCCGAAAGCACAAAGAAAAGCATCAATTTTATCTTCAAATTTCTTATATTCCTTTCTTTTCAAATTATTTTCCGGCAGCTCAAAATTCTTTGCAAACCCGCTTATTATTTTTTTTTCTTCAAAAATCTTTATTTTTTCATATAATACAGCATAGCCCTTCAGACTGTCTGATATTTTCCCTTTTAATTTATACCCTGCAGGAAATATTTCCGGAAAAATACCGGCAGTTATCCCAGTGGGAAATGTTTCCACTACTTCATGACTGTGTGTAAATATTCTATCTGTATAACTGAATTTTTTATGTTTTTTTACAAGATATCCGGCGATATCTTCTCCGCGGCTTCCTTTATACGCTCTTTTCATATATTCCTTAGAAACCTGAAAGCTCGATATATGAAACCCGTTTATTTTTGTCCTCTTTAAATCTCTTTCAGCATTTCTGTATTCTTGAGAATCTTCAGGAAAAATCAGCGGTGCGTCTATTCCTATACATACTTCTTTTTTGTCTGTTATTTCAGAATTAAGAAACAGTCTGACTATATCATTATTACTGTATACACCTGACTGAGAAAATATAATTTCCCCGTTTCCGTTTATTAAACATATTCCTGTTTCATTGTTTTCTGTCCAGGCGAGATCTATCCCGGCAAATATTTTTTCTTTCATAATTTTGTCCTTTTAATAAAACTGCTTTCATTATACTATATTTCAAAGAATATTATAATTTATTTTAGGCTTAAATTTTATGATTTATATATATTTTTCTGACATCGGATTTTTTCTTGAAATAACTGTATTAAAAAAGCTGTTCAGCGTAGAACAGCTCTTAAAATATATAATTTACATTCTTGAAAGTGAATCAATCAGCTTTCCTGTTTCCCATCTTACATCCTCTTTCATTCTGTCTCTTACTTTCCTGTACAGATTATCTTTACTGTCATTATGCTCAGTGTAACTGTATTTTTTTTCATCATTCATATAACCGCTGACTTCATAGCTCATTCTGCTTCTCAGCTGTGGTTCTGGATGCTGTTTATATCCGTTATCATCAACAACAATTCTGATTCTCACATCTGCTGATGAATATGAATTAGTTAATACTATAAAATCACTTTTCAGAGAATCTTTCACTATATTATCCATATCACCTGCAATATAAACCTTTACTTTCCCCTTTTCTTCCAGATCCTGATATTTTCTGTACGAATCTTTATATTCTCCGTATCTTTGGTAAGCAGTGTATGCACTGTTATATATCTGAGCTATGTCTCGGTATTCACGCTTTGTCCTTGCACTGTATTCCTTGCTTCTGGCCTCCTGATAATATTTATCCGCAGCTTCCTGTCTGCATAATTTATCATTTTTTTCGCCTAATTCACTGCTGTCTTTATAATTCCCGTGTTTCTCATACGCATCATCTGCTTCTGCGAAAGTTTCGGCTGCATCACAGTAATTTTTTGCTGCTTCCTGTGATTTTGCTTTCTTATACAGCTTTTCGGCTTCTGCCCTGTCTGCTTTCTCGTTGTTAAGCTGGTAACGCTTTTGCGAGTCCTTGTAGCTTCCATAATTTTTATAGATATTATATGCAGCAAGAAAATTCTCTTCGGCACTTCTGTAACGTCCGTTTTTTTCGTCAGAAACACCGCTGTTATAGTATTCACCAGCTTTTAACTCAGAATATTTGAATCTGTAGTCTTCTGCTTTCTGTTTTATATCCTTATAGCTGTAATAAGTAAGGCCCGCTTCATACGCCTCTGCCTTGCTCAAATAATCGTCAGTTCTTACTGCTTTTATATTGTCTCCCTTTATATAGTACTGCTCTGCTACATTTTTCCCCAGCTCGTCAACTGTATATTTTCCTGTAAAAAATGATATCTGCTTGTCATAAGACTTTTTATCCAGCAGAGTTCTTATCTCCCAGAATTCAGACATATACTTAATTTTACTGTCAATAGTAGGTGCTTCTGCAATATTTTTTTCATAATATTTTATTATTGTATCAAACTTTTCCAATATTTGTTTGCTTTCTTTATTATTAGGAAATGTTTTTTTCCCATCAAGATATTTTGCACTATACTTGACAGCTGTTACATAATCACCCTTCTCATAAGCTTCCTCGGCTTTTTTCAGATCACATCCCACAAATACAAATAACAAAACAGCAAATAATAATATTTTTCTAAAATTTATCTTAATCATAACTCCTCCTGAAATATTTATTTTATATACTTATTATTCCATACCAATATGAAATCAATGTGAAGTTATAATATGTTTTTAAAAAATTCCTCTTTCAAAACAATAAGGATTGTATTTTCCCTTTCCGGTATTCAGAC from Sebaldella termitidis ATCC 33386 includes the following:
- a CDS encoding phospholipase D family protein — translated: MKKILYLVFTLILISCSSVPTGTSIESPVRKSDDVKFYYDLTYKKDDEIVYESNIWPRVYEILDESEDFFILDVFLFNDWVQKKESSDKLYSLAEKLRDKIVEKKQKNPDLDVYIILDPNNNFYGSFDNELYKPLTDLGVKIIYIDLDHLNDPVWIYSPIWRTFIRPFGNKKNGGKIKNVIDPESAPKVTVRSLLKALNLKANHRKVIMNEKTVFLPSANPHKEGSRHSNIAFETSGEIMQDIFKGEQDIAKFSKETIPDHELKIVPAENGIYSVQYLTEGKIGKGVTDEIKNAVFGDKILIAQFYLADRIVVREILNATKRGVNFDIILNNSITSNQSGGIPNKTAADEIMKKSSKNPGIITLRWYNNGEEQFHTKLMLVKKSDYLVAFGGSGNFTRRNLRDFNLESELKVIAPYDSEFSNEVLTYFDRLWTNKDGDFTLDYDMANKESGLNNFLYKIIEKTGFSAF
- a CDS encoding MFS transporter, whose amino-acid sequence is MQAGKSLKKINAKFSMIQCSFMMSFSAIVGFSVVLLQSRNFKSSEIGIILAVECVASVISQTFLGSFADKHKKIPLKRILLVIMILSFIINMILMVIPSEFFITMFIFIMIGMTEYSATGLINSLAIQFVNIGIPVNFGLARGLGSLAYAAGGFIIGKVVTQSGPESILVIHAVFLIIMIISVFIFDKPDSETAVQESVNIEQPENNDSVWHMLAANKKLLYFLAAMILTFISHGMLANFLPQIVEHVGGNSGDYGTAMSLAALSEIPTMVCFSFFMKKTTSGKLVMLSFLFFFVKSVLFIFSNNIYFIFAFQMLQILGYGLFVPASVYYVNEIVDKNEKIRGQSLVTVASMGIGITIGNLLGGVILDSKGVPAMLIVSTVFSFLGFVIVFLSIGRKNKNNI
- a CDS encoding DUF429 domain-containing protein gives rise to the protein MKEKIFAGIDLAWTENNETGICLINGNGEIIFSQSGVYSNNDIVRLFLNSEITDKKEVCIGIDAPLIFPEDSQEYRNAERDLKRTKINGFHISSFQVSKEYMKRAYKGSRGEDIAGYLVKKHKKFSYTDRIFTHSHEVVETFPTGITAGIFPEIFPAGYKLKGKISDSLKGYAVLYEKIKIFEEKKIISGFAKNFELPENNLKRKEYKKFEDKIDAFLCAFGLFLVYKNLASELYFGDTKKGLIFLPLKQ